A part of Vibrio sp. B1FLJ16 genomic DNA contains:
- a CDS encoding PEP-CTERM sorting domain-containing protein, whose amino-acid sequence MKKILFYSGLLLFCTNVQATVISDLVDVSEGGGLYAKIAVENTAADTVTITADIADPINPGLTQGDILSVWFNLSDFSGLGATASLGNISINGSSIGGSEFFSGSSLLFGEDAFATNALGGNNNLNGTGTSAWDLVVETGQNGAASGFIQTLSFDLTIAGLDEVLFDEQLFGMRVQSVEGNMNFIASSKLLGGSFEDPDTQVGTIPEPAPLSLFALALFGIGLLRRKQMN is encoded by the coding sequence ATGAAAAAAATATTGTTTTATAGTGGTTTATTGTTGTTCTGTACGAACGTACAAGCAACTGTTATCTCGGACTTAGTCGATGTATCCGAAGGCGGTGGTCTATACGCCAAAATAGCAGTTGAAAATACGGCTGCTGATACAGTTACGATCACTGCCGATATCGCAGATCCTATCAACCCAGGCCTCACCCAAGGTGATATTCTTTCTGTTTGGTTTAATTTATCTGACTTCTCTGGTCTGGGGGCTACAGCGAGTTTGGGTAATATATCTATCAACGGTAGCTCGATTGGGGGCAGTGAGTTCTTCAGTGGGTCGTCTTTACTGTTTGGTGAAGATGCTTTTGCTACTAATGCACTTGGTGGTAACAATAACTTAAATGGTACGGGTACGAGTGCTTGGGATTTAGTGGTCGAAACTGGTCAAAATGGCGCGGCCAGTGGATTTATTCAAACCCTGAGTTTTGATTTAACGATCGCCGGATTAGATGAAGTCCTTTTTGACGAGCAATTGTTTGGAATGAGAGTTCAAAGTGTTGAAGGGAATATGAATTTCATTGCTTCATCAAAATTGCTTGGAGGATCATTTGAGGATCCAGATACACAAGTGGGAACCATTCCTGAGCCAGCACCACTTTCACTATTTGCTTTAGCGTTATTTGGTATTGGCTTATTAAGACGCAAACAAATGAATTAG
- the cydC gene encoding cysteine/glutathione ABC transporter ATP-binding protein/permease CydC, which produces MRDLLPYLKLYKKHWFGLSLGMLLAFLTLAASIGLLTLSGWFISAASVAGLTIARETFNYMLPGAGVRGAAMARTAGRWGERVVSHNATFKLLTDLRIFFFEKLAPLIPGRVSTMRDADVLNRLVADVDAMDHVYLRLISPVIIGIFGILTLTAVLAFFDWQLALLLGAVLTVMLLVWPVLFYKLGKNNGAHLTHRKAELRVATLDWLQGYSELSIFGAEERYRNMILEKQKQLLSNQYVNANLTGLASGLLMLVNGLTLVVMLWFAADGVGGRAPDPWIALFAFATMASFEILMPIAGAFQYLGQTLTSARRLNEVILAKPDVVFPSQSNRDDNQLDIEFDNISFAYPDGQKKVLNNLSLSLPLGSRTAIVGQTGSGKSTLIQLLCRYWDVNQGEVRIGGAALQDWSESDLRAAITVVSQRVDVLNGTLRDNLLMAAPQTSDEELAEILTQVDLAGLLQEPGLDAWLGDGGRQLSGGEKRRIGIARALLRDAPILLLDEPTEGLDKRTEQKVMALFNQHFANKTVIFITHRLIELENMDNICLMEQGEIIEQGNHQTLIAQQGRYHQLLQSL; this is translated from the coding sequence ATGCGTGATTTACTCCCTTATCTAAAACTGTATAAAAAGCATTGGTTTGGTTTGTCATTAGGAATGCTACTGGCATTTCTGACACTTGCCGCCTCTATCGGGCTATTAACGCTTTCTGGTTGGTTTATTTCCGCCGCTTCCGTAGCTGGCTTAACCATTGCCCGTGAGACGTTCAACTACATGCTGCCCGGAGCGGGTGTTCGTGGCGCCGCGATGGCCCGTACCGCAGGTCGCTGGGGTGAGCGGGTCGTCAGTCATAATGCAACTTTCAAGTTGCTCACCGATTTACGTATTTTCTTCTTTGAGAAACTTGCTCCGCTGATCCCGGGAAGGGTATCTACTATGCGTGATGCCGATGTACTCAACCGTTTGGTTGCGGATGTCGATGCAATGGATCACGTATACCTGCGTCTTATCAGCCCTGTCATAATTGGTATATTCGGAATTCTGACTCTGACTGCCGTTCTGGCATTCTTTGACTGGCAATTAGCACTGCTGTTGGGTGCAGTTCTGACGGTAATGCTTTTAGTATGGCCGGTATTGTTTTACAAACTTGGCAAAAACAATGGCGCGCATTTAACTCACCGTAAAGCTGAGCTACGTGTAGCAACGCTTGACTGGCTACAAGGCTATAGCGAACTTAGTATCTTCGGAGCTGAAGAGCGCTATCGCAACATGATTTTAGAGAAACAAAAGCAGCTTCTTTCAAATCAGTATGTTAATGCAAATCTTACCGGATTGGCATCGGGACTTCTTATGTTGGTTAACGGCCTGACACTGGTCGTGATGTTATGGTTCGCAGCAGATGGCGTTGGGGGGCGAGCTCCCGATCCATGGATTGCCCTGTTTGCATTTGCCACCATGGCAAGTTTCGAGATCCTGATGCCTATCGCAGGTGCCTTCCAGTATTTAGGTCAGACCCTGACTTCAGCCCGTCGTTTAAACGAAGTCATTCTGGCTAAACCTGATGTGGTTTTCCCTTCGCAATCTAATCGCGATGACAATCAACTTGATATTGAGTTTGACAACATCAGCTTTGCCTATCCTGACGGTCAGAAGAAAGTGCTGAACAACTTGTCTCTGTCACTCCCGCTTGGCTCGAGAACGGCAATTGTTGGTCAGACTGGTTCAGGTAAATCAACACTAATCCAGTTGTTATGCCGATACTGGGACGTGAACCAGGGTGAAGTTCGTATCGGTGGTGCTGCACTTCAAGACTGGAGCGAGTCAGACCTTCGTGCTGCTATTACCGTTGTCAGCCAACGTGTTGATGTACTCAATGGCACGCTGCGTGACAATTTACTGATGGCAGCGCCGCAAACCAGCGATGAGGAACTCGCCGAGATATTAACGCAGGTAGATCTGGCTGGCCTTCTGCAAGAACCTGGCTTGGATGCCTGGTTAGGCGATGGCGGTCGTCAGCTATCTGGTGGTGAAAAACGACGAATCGGTATTGCAAGAGCACTATTGCGTGATGCGCCGATCCTTCTGTTGGATGAGCCAACTGAAGGTCTTGATAAACGCACTGAACAAAAAGTGATGGCGTTATTCAATCAGCATTTTGCTAATAAGACGGTGATTTTCATTACTCACCGACTCATCGAACTAGAGAACATGGACAATATATGCTTGATGGAGCAAGGGGAAATCATTGAGCAAGGTAATCACCAGACACTGATAGCGCAGCAAGGCCGCTACCACCAGCTATTGCAGTCTCTGTAA